A region of Marnyiella aurantia DNA encodes the following proteins:
- the arfB gene encoding alternative ribosome rescue aminoacyl-tRNA hydrolase ArfB has product MLIERDFRKELNYRTSRSGGPGGQNVNKVETSVTVIWNVAESIFFNQEEKELISTRLKNRINLEGLLQLTVSESRTQLQNKKIATDRIVEMVNICLIKRKPRKATKPSKRQVEKRIQAKKQISEKKENRRFRI; this is encoded by the coding sequence ATGTTGATTGAAAGGGACTTTAGAAAAGAGCTGAATTACCGTACCTCCAGAAGCGGCGGTCCGGGCGGCCAGAACGTGAATAAGGTGGAAACGTCGGTGACTGTAATCTGGAACGTAGCTGAAAGCATTTTCTTCAACCAGGAAGAAAAAGAGTTAATTAGCACCAGGCTTAAAAACAGGATTAACCTGGAAGGCCTGCTGCAGCTTACCGTTTCGGAAAGCCGCACCCAGCTTCAGAATAAGAAAATAGCTACGGACAGAATCGTTGAAATGGTTAATATATGTCTGATAAAACGTAAGCCACGAAAAGCTACCAAACCTTCAAAACGTCAGGTGGAGAAAAGGATACAGGCTAAAAAGCAAATTTCGGAGAAAAAGGAAAACCGGAGGTTCAGGATTTAA
- a CDS encoding AMP-binding protein: MLTVNFNAFNLNNLSAQTDFENKVLNLIVKWYSSSETVEVQTSGSTGVPKVLNVEKKRMRHSAMMTCNFLGLQEGDSALVCLPVEYISGKMMIVRALERKLKLHVVNPSAKPLKELEQRVDFCAMSPLQVENSLDKIHLIKNLIIGGAQVSESLKHKISKNIPESSTSRIFETYGMSETLSHIALKQIYPEAEECFTVMDGVKISQDGRACLEIAAPSLTPSLLHTNDVVELQGPNRFKFVGRADNIINSGGLKIQPEQVESILRQYLDAEAVVGGVPDILLGQKLVVVVEGENTSEIRSGLIEAFKGIRTALSKNHVPKDVMFLSTFPRLPNGKINRRSIFK; encoded by the coding sequence ATGTTGACGGTTAATTTTAATGCATTCAATTTGAATAATTTATCTGCCCAGACGGATTTTGAAAATAAAGTACTGAACCTTATAGTAAAGTGGTATTCATCCTCCGAAACTGTAGAGGTACAGACTTCCGGTTCCACTGGTGTACCAAAAGTCCTGAATGTGGAGAAAAAAAGAATGCGCCATTCCGCCATGATGACTTGCAATTTTCTGGGGCTTCAGGAAGGAGATTCCGCACTTGTCTGCCTACCCGTGGAGTATATCTCAGGAAAGATGATGATAGTACGGGCGTTGGAGAGAAAACTTAAGCTTCACGTTGTAAATCCAAGCGCAAAACCTTTGAAGGAACTGGAGCAAAGAGTTGATTTCTGCGCGATGTCGCCTCTGCAGGTGGAGAATTCACTTGATAAAATTCATCTCATAAAAAATCTCATTATTGGTGGAGCGCAGGTCTCGGAAAGTCTGAAACATAAAATCAGCAAGAATATTCCTGAGTCCTCCACCTCACGGATTTTTGAAACTTACGGCATGTCCGAAACGCTTTCCCACATTGCACTGAAACAGATTTATCCAGAAGCTGAAGAATGTTTTACGGTCATGGACGGGGTAAAGATCTCGCAGGATGGACGGGCATGTCTGGAAATCGCAGCACCAAGCCTTACTCCATCTCTGCTTCACACTAACGATGTGGTGGAATTGCAGGGTCCTAACCGGTTTAAATTTGTAGGACGGGCCGATAATATAATTAATTCCGGTGGGCTTAAAATCCAGCCTGAACAGGTTGAAAGTATCCTCAGGCAGTACCTGGATGCAGAGGCTGTAGTTGGCGGAGTTCCGGATATATTGCTTGGCCAGAAACTGGTTGTGGTTGTGGAAGGGGAAAATACGTCCGAAATTAGATCAGGTCTTATTGAAGCCTTCAAAGGAATAAGGACTGCTTTGTCAAAAAACCATGTACCTAAAGATGTTATGTTTTTAAGCACTTTTCCGCGCCTGCCCAACGGTAAAATTAATAGACGTAGTATTTTTAAATGA
- the argS gene encoding arginine--tRNA ligase: protein MNIKDNLQQKITEIIQNVFQIHDLKLEVQDNKTAFDGDFTVVIFPLVKLVKKGPEQIGMELGSALTTETDFVESYNVVKGFVNVKISDAHFMNNFASLTKSVDEVEPKDETVMVEYSSPNTNKPLHLGHIRNNLLGYSVAQILKADGYNVIKTQIINDRGIHICKSMLAWQMFADQTTAAGTGVKGDKFVGNYYVAFDKQYKKEIAELMADGNDEDTAKKQAPIMLEAQKMLLDWEKGDEKVRNLWAEMNSWVYDGFNQTYARLGVDFDQVQYESDTYILGKDLIQEGLIKGVLYRKEDGSVWCDLTEEGLDHKLLLRSDGTSVYMTQDLGTAVERFKKNNIQKLIYTVGNEQDYHFDILFKILKKLGYEWADNLEHLSYGMVELPEGKMKSREGTVVDADDLMEEMVVTAREKAEELGKMETLSPEEKERSYEVIGLGALKYFMLKVDPKKKMLFNPAESIDFNGNTGPFIQYTYARIQSLLQKAEYIPQAIQSDYKLNESEKELITQLANYRESVSKAAAALSPALVANYVYDLVKAYNSFYQNNPILKQHDEVAKQVRLELSALTAKTIKKALELLGIGIVNRM, encoded by the coding sequence ATGAATATTAAAGATAATCTGCAGCAAAAAATCACCGAAATCATCCAGAATGTATTTCAGATCCACGATCTGAAACTTGAGGTTCAGGATAATAAGACAGCTTTTGACGGTGACTTCACCGTTGTTATTTTTCCACTTGTGAAACTGGTAAAAAAAGGTCCGGAACAGATTGGGATGGAGTTGGGCAGCGCCCTGACTACGGAAACTGATTTTGTTGAGAGCTACAACGTTGTGAAGGGCTTCGTGAATGTGAAAATCAGCGATGCTCATTTCATGAATAACTTTGCCTCACTTACAAAGTCCGTTGACGAGGTTGAGCCAAAGGATGAAACAGTGATGGTTGAGTATTCATCTCCAAATACAAACAAACCGCTGCACTTGGGTCATATCCGCAATAATCTTCTTGGTTACTCCGTGGCTCAGATTCTGAAAGCGGACGGTTATAACGTCATCAAGACCCAGATTATCAATGACCGCGGAATCCATATCTGCAAATCAATGCTTGCCTGGCAAATGTTTGCTGACCAGACTACCGCAGCTGGTACAGGTGTAAAAGGCGATAAGTTTGTTGGCAATTATTATGTAGCCTTCGACAAACAGTATAAGAAAGAGATCGCTGAGCTTATGGCAGACGGGAACGATGAAGATACAGCAAAGAAGCAGGCACCTATTATGCTTGAAGCTCAGAAGATGCTTCTGGATTGGGAAAAGGGCGATGAGAAAGTAAGAAACCTTTGGGCCGAGATGAACTCCTGGGTTTATGATGGTTTCAACCAGACCTATGCTCGCCTGGGCGTGGATTTCGACCAGGTGCAGTATGAAAGTGACACTTATATCTTAGGCAAGGACCTAATACAGGAAGGCTTGATTAAAGGCGTGCTTTACAGAAAAGAAGACGGCTCTGTGTGGTGCGATCTGACCGAGGAAGGTCTGGATCATAAACTCCTTCTGCGTTCCGACGGTACATCTGTGTATATGACCCAGGATCTGGGAACGGCAGTAGAGCGTTTCAAGAAGAATAATATACAAAAACTGATCTATACAGTAGGCAATGAGCAGGACTATCATTTCGATATACTTTTCAAGATACTGAAGAAGCTGGGTTATGAATGGGCAGATAATCTGGAGCACCTCTCTTATGGTATGGTGGAGCTTCCCGAAGGAAAGATGAAATCCCGTGAGGGGACAGTTGTTGATGCCGATGACCTTATGGAAGAGATGGTGGTAACTGCCCGCGAAAAAGCCGAGGAATTAGGCAAAATGGAAACCCTTTCACCCGAAGAGAAAGAAAGGTCTTACGAAGTGATTGGTCTGGGAGCGCTGAAATATTTTATGCTGAAGGTAGATCCGAAGAAGAAAATGCTCTTTAACCCAGCCGAAAGCATCGATTTTAACGGCAATACCGGTCCCTTCATTCAGTACACTTATGCACGTATCCAGTCACTGCTTCAGAAGGCTGAATACATACCTCAGGCAATCCAGTCAGATTATAAATTAAACGAATCTGAAAAGGAACTGATTACGCAGTTGGCCAATTACCGTGAGTCGGTGAGCAAAGCCGCAGCTGCGCTAAGTCCTGCGTTGGTGGCAAACTATGTTTATGATCTGGTGAAAGCCTACAATTCTTTCTACCAGAATAACCCCATCCTGAAACAGCATGACGAGGTGGCAAAGCAGGTGAGACTTGAACTTTCAGCACTTACCGCAAAGACCATTAAGAAGGCCCTTGAACTTTTGGGGATAGGTATAGTAAACAGAATGTAG
- a CDS encoding SusD/RagB family nutrient-binding outer membrane lipoprotein, whose protein sequence is MKKIIIGALAACTLFSCTDEDYAALNVDPKNPTEVPASFLFTNGTKSLFDQLGSTSVNNNIFRLVAQQWTETQYVEETNYDIRNRGIPDAHMTAIYTNVLYDLKKAKESVNSDASLLPGEKANQDAMISVVEVYAWQNLVDLFGNVPYSEALNGVSNPTPKYDDAATIYQDLLSRITAAHAQMDVTSDGFETDFVYQNDISKWKKLAASLRFKLAMRIADANPALSKSHAEAAYAAGLIASNADNFVLNYENNTANANPLYADLVLSGRQDFVPANTFVDYLNALDDPRRTVFFDDNKTPYVGGVYGDFNTYTNYTHIGDVFFNRDLPGDLMDFAEISFLLAEASERGYVVGGTPAQHYTNGITASMQYWGIDPADIATYLARPDVAYATAPGTWRQKIGKQFWIAMYNRGFEAWSAWRKYDAPALNLPVATGNPVPVRFTYPVRETIMNGSNVAQAASAIGGDEQQTKLFWDLF, encoded by the coding sequence ATGAAAAAAATAATAATTGGAGCACTTGCTGCGTGTACATTATTCTCATGTACAGATGAAGACTATGCAGCTCTGAATGTTGATCCTAAAAATCCGACTGAGGTACCTGCCAGTTTTCTCTTTACGAACGGAACTAAAAGTCTTTTCGACCAGTTAGGTTCTACCAGTGTGAACAATAATATCTTCAGGCTGGTAGCACAACAGTGGACCGAAACACAATATGTAGAAGAGACCAACTATGATATCCGTAACCGTGGCATTCCGGATGCTCACATGACGGCGATATATACCAATGTGCTGTATGACCTGAAAAAAGCCAAGGAATCCGTGAATTCAGATGCGTCATTATTACCCGGCGAAAAAGCAAATCAGGACGCAATGATTTCTGTTGTAGAAGTTTACGCGTGGCAAAATCTAGTTGATCTTTTTGGTAATGTCCCATACAGTGAAGCCCTGAATGGTGTAAGTAATCCTACTCCTAAGTATGATGATGCTGCTACAATTTATCAGGATTTGCTTTCCAGAATTACAGCTGCTCACGCACAGATGGATGTGACTTCGGATGGATTTGAAACTGATTTCGTGTATCAGAACGATATTTCCAAATGGAAAAAACTGGCAGCATCCCTGCGTTTTAAGCTTGCCATGAGAATTGCTGATGCAAATCCTGCCCTATCAAAATCTCATGCTGAGGCTGCCTATGCTGCAGGTCTTATAGCTTCCAATGCGGATAATTTTGTGTTGAATTATGAAAATAATACTGCAAATGCCAATCCACTTTACGCTGATCTGGTATTAAGCGGCAGACAGGATTTTGTCCCTGCCAACACTTTCGTTGATTATTTAAATGCATTGGATGACCCACGAAGAACAGTTTTCTTTGATGACAATAAAACGCCTTATGTAGGTGGGGTATATGGAGACTTCAATACATATACAAATTATACGCATATAGGCGACGTTTTCTTTAACCGTGATCTTCCTGGTGACTTAATGGATTTTGCGGAGATTTCATTCCTTTTAGCCGAAGCCAGTGAAAGAGGATACGTTGTAGGCGGAACACCGGCACAACATTACACCAATGGAATTACTGCCAGTATGCAGTATTGGGGAATTGATCCTGCTGATATTGCAACGTATCTTGCGCGTCCGGATGTCGCTTATGCAACTGCTCCAGGAACCTGGAGACAGAAAATAGGTAAGCAGTTTTGGATTGCTATGTATAACCGTGGTTTCGAAGCCTGGTCTGCGTGGAGGAAATATGATGCTCCCGCATTAAACCTACCGGTTGCTACCGGTAATCCTGTACCTGTACGGTTCACATATCCTGTTCGGGAAACTATAATGAATGGCTCCAACGTTGCCCAGGCTGCTTCTGCAATTGGTGGTGATGAGCAGCAGACAAAACTATTTTGGGATTTATTTTAG
- a CDS encoding SusC/RagA family TonB-linked outer membrane protein: protein MKKLTASVLAVVLTASFTVVSAQQDTLRTQEIEGVVVTALGIKREKRSLGYSTTEVKGDQVASAPVANVSDALAGQVAGLNVQQSSTMGGSTNLVIRGIKSLTSSNQPLIVVDGTPINNSSYSQSGIDSGGGGYDYANGMADINPNDIESVNVLKGAAASVLYGSRGMNGVIMITTKKGKRSSKIGVEFNSSTTLGYADKSTLPKYQHEYGGGYVGSSFYELDPANGYPDINGDGILDDNIVYTYDDASFGSAFNPNLMVYNWDSQYPQLPGYLQPTPFVAGADPNSIWETAATFQNSIAFSGGNDDGAFRLGFTNFLQNGALINSELKRNTLDFSADYNFTEKLNVFGNITYSNTKGKGRVYTGYESRNPMQGFRQWWNMSVDMNKQREAFFLTDQNITWNLQDFESQDVGYSDNYFFNRIKNYQTDNRDRYFGNFGAKYQFTDWLSLLGRYTFDSFNELQEERVEKGSSDQGRLSNGGNGEYYFMNHRVYEMNYDAILNVDKDFGEDFNINANLGFNYRRQGRVGNDATTNGGLKVPGLFSITNTAEPLTEDNVNDFEIKKSVDGIFAQASLGYRNMIFVDGSVRTDRSSALPIDNMRYWYYSGSASLVFSELLENRDIINFGKLRFNYAKVGNDTGAYNLQNTYAFIPGFNGSFSATSPQTTNNPFLKPEFMNEIEGGLEMAFLRNRVSFDLSVYKQDTQDLITPTDVSATSGFTRMWVNSGSIENKGVEARLTVVPVKTTDFTWEMTANWATNDSRVTSIYGDSEFLEFASMWNVTTGARIGESTGTIRGTNYVYLNGQRVVGTNGKYLTGDNPQEIIGDAVADWRGGIMNSFRYKNLSLSFLIDFKQGGDIYSQDMAFGLSTGLYEETAGLNDLGNPVRNSIANGGGVILPGVKADGSPNDIRTQMSNYTNAYGYYGGPEAMHVYDGSFVKLRNVTLSYRMPKEIFGNSFVDNMTLSLIGRNLWIIHKNMPYSDPEAGLSAGGNAFGFQNGAHPAFKEIGASVKVEF, encoded by the coding sequence ATGAAAAAATTAACAGCAAGTGTTTTAGCAGTGGTCCTAACTGCATCATTTACAGTAGTAAGTGCGCAACAGGACACCCTCAGAACGCAGGAGATTGAAGGAGTTGTTGTTACAGCTCTCGGAATCAAGCGGGAGAAAAGATCATTAGGCTATTCTACAACCGAAGTGAAGGGTGATCAGGTTGCATCGGCACCTGTAGCCAATGTATCCGATGCTCTTGCAGGACAGGTAGCTGGTCTCAATGTGCAGCAATCCAGTACGATGGGCGGATCAACTAATTTGGTTATTCGTGGAATTAAATCATTAACATCAAGTAATCAGCCTCTGATTGTCGTTGATGGGACCCCCATTAATAACTCATCATACAGCCAGTCTGGTATAGATTCCGGCGGTGGTGGTTACGATTATGCGAACGGGATGGCCGATATTAACCCAAACGACATTGAAAGTGTAAATGTGCTTAAGGGTGCGGCTGCCAGCGTATTGTATGGATCTAGAGGTATGAATGGTGTTATTATGATTACCACTAAAAAAGGTAAGCGCAGTAGTAAAATCGGAGTTGAATTTAACAGTTCAACTACATTGGGATATGCAGACAAATCAACATTGCCAAAATATCAGCATGAATATGGTGGTGGTTATGTGGGATCTTCATTCTATGAATTAGATCCAGCTAATGGCTATCCCGATATTAATGGGGACGGAATTTTGGACGATAATATTGTTTATACTTATGATGATGCTTCATTCGGAAGTGCGTTCAACCCTAATCTTATGGTGTATAACTGGGATTCTCAGTATCCGCAGTTGCCAGGATATCTGCAACCTACACCATTTGTAGCAGGTGCCGATCCGAATTCAATCTGGGAAACGGCAGCTACTTTTCAAAACTCTATTGCATTTTCAGGTGGAAATGACGATGGAGCTTTCAGGTTGGGCTTTACAAACTTTCTTCAGAATGGTGCTTTAATCAACAGTGAGTTAAAGAGAAATACCCTTGATTTCTCAGCGGATTACAATTTTACTGAAAAACTTAATGTGTTTGGTAACATTACATATTCGAATACAAAAGGTAAGGGAAGAGTTTACACCGGCTATGAATCAAGAAATCCTATGCAGGGATTCAGACAATGGTGGAATATGTCCGTGGATATGAATAAACAAAGGGAAGCGTTTTTCCTTACTGACCAAAACATTACCTGGAATTTACAGGATTTTGAAAGTCAGGATGTGGGTTATTCGGATAATTATTTCTTTAACAGAATCAAGAATTACCAAACGGACAACCGTGACCGGTACTTCGGGAATTTTGGCGCGAAATATCAGTTTACAGATTGGTTAAGTTTACTTGGCCGTTACACTTTTGACAGCTTTAATGAACTTCAGGAAGAGCGTGTGGAGAAAGGCTCGTCGGATCAGGGTCGGCTTTCAAATGGAGGTAATGGTGAATATTATTTCATGAATCACCGGGTTTATGAAATGAATTATGATGCAATTCTTAATGTTGACAAGGATTTTGGTGAGGATTTCAATATAAACGCTAATTTAGGTTTCAATTACAGAAGACAGGGACGTGTGGGTAACGATGCCACCACCAATGGCGGACTTAAAGTTCCGGGCCTTTTTTCAATTACTAACACAGCTGAGCCTCTAACTGAAGATAACGTAAACGATTTTGAGATAAAAAAGAGTGTTGACGGTATTTTTGCTCAGGCAAGTTTGGGTTATCGGAATATGATTTTTGTCGATGGTTCAGTTAGAACGGACCGATCTTCTGCACTGCCGATTGATAATATGAGGTATTGGTATTATTCAGGCTCTGCCAGTTTGGTGTTTAGTGAACTGCTGGAAAACCGAGACATTATTAATTTTGGTAAACTGAGATTCAATTATGCTAAAGTAGGTAATGATACTGGTGCATATAACCTGCAAAATACCTACGCTTTTATCCCTGGATTTAACGGTTCGTTTAGTGCAACATCGCCACAAACTACCAATAACCCATTCCTGAAACCGGAATTTATGAATGAAATTGAAGGGGGACTGGAGATGGCGTTCTTAAGAAACCGTGTTAGTTTTGATCTTTCTGTATATAAGCAGGATACTCAGGACCTCATTACGCCTACTGATGTTTCCGCTACTTCCGGCTTTACCAGAATGTGGGTGAATTCCGGTAGCATTGAGAATAAAGGGGTGGAAGCAAGATTGACAGTTGTTCCTGTTAAAACCACGGATTTCACGTGGGAAATGACGGCTAACTGGGCTACGAATGACTCCCGTGTGACAAGTATATATGGAGATAGTGAGTTTCTTGAATTTGCTTCTATGTGGAATGTAACCACCGGTGCAAGAATAGGAGAGTCCACCGGTACGATTCGTGGAACAAACTATGTTTATCTGAACGGACAAAGAGTAGTTGGCACAAACGGTAAATATCTTACAGGAGATAATCCTCAGGAAATTATTGGTGACGCTGTTGCCGATTGGAGAGGTGGTATAATGAATTCCTTCAGATACAAAAATCTTAGCTTAAGCTTTCTGATAGACTTTAAACAGGGTGGTGATATCTATTCCCAAGACATGGCTTTCGGTCTGTCAACTGGCTTATATGAAGAAACCGCCGGTCTTAATGATTTAGGAAATCCGGTACGTAACTCTATCGCAAATGGCGGCGGTGTAATTCTTCCAGGTGTAAAAGCCGACGGTTCACCAAATGACATAAGGACGCAAATGAGCAATTATACCAATGCGTACGGTTATTATGGTGGTCCGGAAGCGATGCACGTGTATGATGGCTCCTTTGTGAAATTAAGAAATGTTACTTTGTCATACAGGATGCCAAAAGAGATATTCGGAAATTCATTTGTTGACAACATGACCTTATCATTAATTGGAAGAAACCTTTGGATAATCCATAAGAACATGCCATATTCTGACCCAGAAGCGGGACTGTCGGCTGGCGGTAACGCCTTTGGTTTCCAAAACGGTGCCCACCCTGCTTTCAAGGAAATTGGGGCCAGTGTAAAAGTTGAATTCTAA
- a CDS encoding ribonuclease HII: MRNYSDTGLEAGCDEVGRGCLCGPVVAAAVILDSSFGDSLVNDSKKLNSKVRQELDSYIKEHAVAYAIAELPPAFIDEHNILNASIHAMHLALDQLSVRPELILVDGNRFNPYNYIPHQCIIKGDSKVLSIAAASIIAKNYRDQKMVELHDQFPHYGWHTNMGYATKEHRDALNKYGPTIHHRQSFRLDYTLQDDVPYEAETVIAESLQLELE, encoded by the coding sequence ATGAGAAATTATTCTGATACTGGACTTGAAGCAGGCTGCGACGAAGTTGGCAGAGGTTGCCTATGCGGTCCCGTGGTTGCCGCTGCCGTCATTCTGGACAGCAGTTTCGGCGACAGCCTGGTGAATGATTCAAAAAAATTAAACTCGAAAGTCCGCCAGGAACTGGACTCCTACATTAAGGAGCACGCAGTTGCTTATGCAATTGCCGAACTTCCACCTGCTTTTATAGATGAACACAACATCCTTAATGCCAGCATACACGCCATGCACCTGGCCCTGGACCAGCTTAGCGTGCGTCCGGAACTCATCCTTGTGGACGGAAACCGGTTTAACCCTTATAATTACATTCCGCACCAGTGCATTATTAAAGGGGATTCAAAAGTGCTATCCATTGCAGCCGCCTCTATAATTGCAAAAAATTACCGCGACCAAAAAATGGTGGAACTGCATGACCAATTCCCTCACTATGGCTGGCATACCAATATGGGATACGCCACAAAGGAACACCGGGATGCTCTTAATAAGTATGGGCCCACTATTCACCACAGACAATCCTTCAGGCTGGATTACACATTACAAGACGACGTCCCTTATGAAGCGGAAACGGTTATAGCAGAAAGCTTACAACTGGAACTGGAATAA